Genomic segment of Pseudomonas sp. CCI4.2:
TTTTCAACACACAGCAGTGGATAACCCAGACCCTTCACGCAGGCGTGGAGCAGATCAACCTGCACACGAAGATCGTCCGGCATGCTCGGACGATTGGCTTTGTATTCAGCGTAGAGAGCGTCGCGAAACGTGCCGCCTTTGGCATCGAAAACCACAGCAAACGGGCTGTCCGGGTATTGCCGACGCAGGCTTTTGAGCATATTAAGCACGCCTTTCACGGCCCCGGTAGGCAACCCCTTGGAGGTGGCGAGCGGAGGCAGCGCGTGAAAAGCGCGATAAAGATAAGAAGAACCGTCCACCAGGACGAGGGGGGCTTGGCTCATGAGCAGGATCAACCTTTTCGACGGGGTCGGCGCTAGAATGCGAGGACCGTTGACGACAAAGGGACAAGGTTATCATGCGAACAACAAATCGCCTGTTGCTGGCCAGCCTGTTGCTACTCTGTCCGCTCGCGGCTATGGCGCAAGACGAAGCGCCGTCGGCGGAGCCGGACATCACCATTCACACTGAAGGCGACAAAGTCATTCAGGAGTACCGACAAAATGGCTTCCTTTATGCAATCAAGATCACACCGGCACACGGTAAACCGTATTTCTTAGTCCGCGCCGATGGCACAGACGCCAATTTCATTCGTTCGGATCAACCGGACATGCTGATTCCCTCATGGGTAATTTTCAGCTGGTAACGCCCTACATCCACCTTATTTGCTGGCAGTCTTGACCATGTCCGTGTTTACCCCCCTGGCTCGGCCCGAGCTGGAAACCTTTCTTGCCCCTTACGGGCTCGGCCGTTTGCGTGATTTTCAGGGCATTGCCGCTGGCAGCGAAAACAGCAATTTCTTCATCAGCCTGGAACAGGGCGAATTCGTTTTGACCTTGGTCGAACGTGGCCCGATTCAGGATTTGCCGTTTTTCATCGAGCTGCTCGATGTGCTGCACGACGCCAACCTGCCAGTGCCTTACGCACTGCGCACTACCGACGGCAGCGCCTTGCGCGAGTTGGCGGGCAAACCGGCGCTGCTGCAACCTCGGCTGCCGGGCAAGCACATCAAAGAGCCGAACACCCAGCATTGCGTGCAGATTGGCGAATTGCTCGGGCATCTGCACGTAGCCACCCGTGAACGTGTGCTGGAACGCAAAACGGACCGTGGGCTGGATTGGATGCTGGCCGAGGGCGCGAACTTTTTGTCGCACCTGGACGAAACCCAACGTGGGCTTTTGCAATCGGCGCTGGAAGAGATCGAGCGTTTCAAGCCACGGATCTTGGCATTGCCACGCGCCAACCTGCACGCCGACCTGTTTCGCGACAACGTGCTGTTCGAAGGCACACACCTGACCGGGCTGATTGATTTCTACAACGCCTGCTCAGGTCCGATGCTTTATGACTTGGCAATTGCGCTGAACGATTGGTGCTCACTCGACAACGGCCAAATCGACGGCCTCCGCGCCCGCGCCATGCTCGGCGCCTACGCCGGGTTACGTCCATTTACCGCCGGCGAAGCCCAATTGTGGCCGACGATGCTGCGCGTGGCTTGTGTCCGTTTCTGGCTGTCCCGCTTGATCGCCGCCGAATCGTTTGCCGGGCAAGATGTATTGATCCACGACCCGATGGAGTTCCAGCGACGGCTGGCGCAACGTCAGCACGTACAGACCGCGCTGCCGTTTGCGCTATAACAGCTGACCTTCTCCCTACAAAGAATCTATGCACGGCGAAAGTCTTCCCAGTGAATCTTTAGGAAATCTAGGCACGGCACAGATCACGGTGGGACCGAATTCATTCGGGAAGCAGGCGACGCGGTATGTCTGGATATCCGCATTTGCCGTCTTCCCGGTGAATCACAATGATTCCAGACACCCCGCCAAATCGTTGCCGAGCTTTTCCATCATCTGCTCATAGCCCTGCGCGGTGGCGGGGGTGTAGCCGCCGAGGCCGTCTAGCTCAGCCAGTTTGACGGGTAACCCTGCCGACAGGGTTTCTGCCAGACGCGGGCGCAAAGGGGGTTCGCTGAACACACAGGCTTTGCCCACTTGCGTCAGCCTCGCGCGCATGGCCGCGACGTGCTGAGCCCCTGGTTGTACTTCTTCGGCCACGCTGAGAACACCCGTGTGCTTGATTGCGTAAGCGTCTTCGAAGTAATCGAACCCCTCATGGAAAACAAAGAACGGTTTATTCGCAACACCGGCCATTCGCGCTTTCAATTGCGTGTCCATGGCATCAAGACGCGCATCAAACGCCTTCAAATTGCTTTGATAACGCTCCGAATGACCCGGGTCTGCCACGGACAAATCACTCGCCATCCGCGCCGCAATGACTCGCGCATTCACCGAAGACAACCACAAATGAGCATCAAGACTGCCCGGTTGATGATCATGATCGTGTTCCGCCGGGTCAGCGGCTTCATGGGATTGGCTGTCCGCCGCGAAATGGCGCAGGTGCAGGCCAGGCAACGTCTGAACGCTAACGGTGGGGAGCTTGCGATTTTTCAGCACGCGGGGCAGGAAGCTTTCCATGTCCGGACCGATCCAATACAGCAGGTCGACATCGCTCACCCGCCGTACGTCGGACGGGCGCAGTGCGTAGTTGTGGGGTGATGCGCCAGGCGGCAGCAGCACTTCAGGGGTGCCCATGCCGTCCTGAACAGCCGCAGCGATCAGCTGCAACGGCTTGATACTGGTCAGTACCCGAACGTCCGAGTGAGCAGAAGAAATCGTCAATACGCAGGCAGATAGAGCAACAACGATGGCAAAAAGACGGGACACGAAGACCACCCAAAGGGACAGGAACAGGTAACATAATAACGTCTCTCACAAAAGTCGTCGCCGCCCATGCCCAAAACACCGCTCGCCAGTCGCCCCCACGATCACTCCCATTGCGTGCACACCGCGCTTTCCGAGGCTGACACGCTGTGCGCGCGCAAAGGTTTACGCCTGACCGCCTTGCGTCGTCGCGTGTTGGAGCTGGTCTGGCAGAGCCATAAACCGCTGGGCGCCTATGACATCCTCGCGGTGCTGAGCGAAGAGGATGGCCGCCGCGCCGCGCCGCCCACCGTGTACCGCGCTCTGGATTTCCTGCTGGAAAACGGCCTTGTGCACCGTATCGCCTCGCTCAATTCGTTCACTGGCTGTAACCACCCTACGCATGCGCATCAGGGCCAGTTCCTGATTTGCCGCGAATGCCATGCGGCAATCGAGCTGCAACACCCACTTATCACTCAAGCCGTAATCAGCGCCGCGACAGAAGTGGGTTTCACCGTGGAAGGGCAAACCATCGAAATTCTGGGTATCTGTGCTGGCTGCAAGGCCGCCTGATGAGCACTGCATTGATCCGTCTCGACCAGGTGGCCG
This window contains:
- a CDS encoding DUF2782 domain-containing protein, producing the protein MRTTNRLLLASLLLLCPLAAMAQDEAPSAEPDITIHTEGDKVIQEYRQNGFLYAIKITPAHGKPYFLVRADGTDANFIRSDQPDMLIPSWVIFSW
- a CDS encoding Fur family transcriptional regulator, with the translated sequence MPKTPLASRPHDHSHCVHTALSEADTLCARKGLRLTALRRRVLELVWQSHKPLGAYDILAVLSEEDGRRAAPPTVYRALDFLLENGLVHRIASLNSFTGCNHPTHAHQGQFLICRECHAAIELQHPLITQAVISAATEVGFTVEGQTIEILGICAGCKAA
- a CDS encoding zinc ABC transporter substrate-binding protein, which codes for MSRLFAIVVALSACVLTISSAHSDVRVLTSIKPLQLIAAAVQDGMGTPEVLLPPGASPHNYALRPSDVRRVSDVDLLYWIGPDMESFLPRVLKNRKLPTVSVQTLPGLHLRHFAADSQSHEAADPAEHDHDHQPGSLDAHLWLSSVNARVIAARMASDLSVADPGHSERYQSNLKAFDARLDAMDTQLKARMAGVANKPFFVFHEGFDYFEDAYAIKHTGVLSVAEEVQPGAQHVAAMRARLTQVGKACVFSEPPLRPRLAETLSAGLPVKLAELDGLGGYTPATAQGYEQMMEKLGNDLAGCLESL
- a CDS encoding homoserine kinase translates to MSVFTPLARPELETFLAPYGLGRLRDFQGIAAGSENSNFFISLEQGEFVLTLVERGPIQDLPFFIELLDVLHDANLPVPYALRTTDGSALRELAGKPALLQPRLPGKHIKEPNTQHCVQIGELLGHLHVATRERVLERKTDRGLDWMLAEGANFLSHLDETQRGLLQSALEEIERFKPRILALPRANLHADLFRDNVLFEGTHLTGLIDFYNACSGPMLYDLAIALNDWCSLDNGQIDGLRARAMLGAYAGLRPFTAGEAQLWPTMLRVACVRFWLSRLIAAESFAGQDVLIHDPMEFQRRLAQRQHVQTALPFAL